The DNA window CGAGCGCAAGGCATGCCGGAAACAGGTGAGCGTGAACTATAGTTTACCCTGGTTGAACAGAGTAAAGAATAGAAAAAGGTTGTGTAGTAGTTTCATGGAtgtcttttgtttatttatttagcatttttgtgtctattcttatttgttgtttaagtATTCTATCTTTACTTAGTGAAAAGAATTAGAGAGCAAACAAACCTTTTTAtgctaaattaaatgaatacaaGCTAACAATAAAcacagttggatttttttttttaaatatattttttaaagatttaaataatttgtattttaggTGAAGTCTCTAAATAGAGTTTAGGTAACATTATATTATACTTTTATCCCACAGGTGGCGCTCTGGCCGAGGGGTTCAAGGAGAGACTAAAGGAGTTCCAGAGTTTTGAGAGGAGGTTTGAGGTACACAGACTAGTGTTACATTGAGGATGTGGCTTAATATCTGGTAATATAATTACCAGTAAGGCATGATGATTATGTTACAAACTGATTTCTATTTTAATAACAGTCATTACAGTTTCCTTTCTCTTCATTGACTCTCCTTTCTATAGCAAAGCTTTATCTTTAGTCCTGTATCTATACAAGTTGATTAATAGATAATGACTTGGAGTTTTTTTATGCAGCTAGAATGGTTAGTTTACATTGTTCAATTATCAGCTgcctaaaaaaacatttaccataGAATctatgtttttatcttaaaccACTGGAGAGTCTGTGTGAGAGACTCGCCAGCATAATGACGTAAGTCAATGACCAAAGACATGATTCAAATATTAGGCCGTGAAGTTTTCAGGAAACAAAGTGCAGTAGTTCTGCTGCtgtaataaatgtctttttattgttttttttcccagttatGAATGTCTTCACCTGTCACCTTTTCCTCACCAACCTTTCCCTCCTATCAAAATGAGAACCACATAAGAGCAGGATAAACACCTGCAACTGGCTTTCCTTCCATTATTGGACTAATAGCTGCTTCAAATCTCTGGTGTAATTGTGCTGCtgcaaaaaatagaaataccCAACTTAAGAGTTTTCATCATGTAGTGTGATGGTGGTTTTCAGTAACCAGAGAGCCAGCTCAGAGCCACATCAATATGTTGCTGTAAACTTAAGACTTCCAGTTAATGTTTGtgctgattttgtttcattcagAGGTTTTTGGAGGATTGCAGTGCAGAGAAACAGTTTAATAACACAgattcaaggtttcccccagaaaacttgctacgCCCGGAGGTTGGGCGCTAGGACAGTCATTCATTCAGCAGCTCGTCGtgttttttagttaaaaaatgtttaaagttgacaggaaaatttttaaatatcacttgataattatgtgttattgaaagattggaagattaatacatGAACACCAAcaataaagtgttaaaaatgcaaacattttaaaaatacttaaataaataagcaatgatTAGCCCGTTGGggacacaagtaaagcctggtggctcGACAGGCTTGTAAtacactggaggaaaccctgagATCATATTATTTATGTCAATATCCCTACAAACAGATGACGTCATATCACAGTATGATGTCTTAAATGATGCAGAAACGCTTTTTTAAACAAGTGCTGCTCGTTAAACACTTCACAAGAAGCTGTTCTATGTTCAAGAATTGCAGCACTGGACAGTTTAAGAAAAAACTGAGCGTTTACATCAGAATTGATTGACTCTGTCTGAAGACCAAGACGAGTATAGCAGAACTGAGtcaaaaatttgtttcattgttgtactttttgtctttatgtgtataaaaatatacataattgACTGAACTTTGAAACATAGCACTTGGACTGGCGGCTTGCTGTTTTTCAacccacctccagctgctgctgagaaAGCATTCATTTATCTGTGCTAAATTTAGGTCTTACAGTTGTGGAAATGTACAAAAGTGATGCTAAGCAAACAATAGCGCAAAGTTAACATTGGACTAGTCTGATGGGAAAAACTCctggtcagtttttttttaatgtttccccACTCAGAGCAGGCACCTGTAGGGCCATTTAGATATGTGCCTGTTCTTCAACCTGCGTCTTCATTGCTGAAGTCTAGATTCACTTAGGTGAGGTTAACAGTTGTTTGGTTTCATTTGAcatctgtttgcatttttcagttttaatattttcagttttatttcacctTAACATATACCATTTTAGCAAAACATGTAGTTGTATATTTGAGAAAGTCAGCAAAACTACTTAGAAGTTTGAACCTTGAAACAATAGTAATTACTTACTGAAGCTGTGCTATGAACTAACCCAgaggtgggcaatcctggtcctcgagggccggtgtcctgcaactcttagatgtctccctggtccaacacacttgaatccaacagctgaatcacctgctaagtgcagtcaagttttccagagtcctgctaatgacctcattatttgactcaggtgtgttgaagtagagacgcatctaaaagctgcaggagaccggccctcgaggcctggagttggcCACCCCTGAACTCACCTGAGCTAGAGCTTTTCTGTTTAGCTAAAACATATCTAAATCAATGAAGTCAGTTGCCTTTTGCCATCCAGTAATCAGTTATAAACAGCAAGTACCTGCAGATTTTAGTATAACATTTAATGTGTGAGTCCACCAAATCATGAAAATTGGACTTACTTCCAGATTGTATTTATTCATAACAAAAGTCATGcttaaatttgattaatattGAACTGATCAAATAAGAATAGACAATATTCTTATTTGAAATTAGTCTAAACTAACATCCTATTAGGAACAGAGGAGTTTCCTCCTGTTGCTTTAATGTCAAGACAAATCTTTATGTCCATAAAGTTATGTTCACTCTAGACACAAAGGACACAACATTCctatgttttcttgttttgacatgttttcttttcttctacaATTTGTCTGGTTTTTCATAAGTTTCTATTATTTACAAACTTTTCTGTGGCTAAGCCAACACACAAGTGTGACCCTTTTGTATGTGGGCTGTGCGACACAAGGTACACACTCTGCTGCTGTCATTTTCACGTCTGTGtctccatttttttcccttcatctTTAGTTAAAAGCAGCAGGTGTCTATCTTGTCCTGTTTGTCCCTACACCGCATGCTAACTCATGCAGGCGGTCTGGCAGCACCCAGCCTACCTGTCACAGTAAACTTGTGTGTTGTGGCCTCGCAGGAGTGTATCTCGCAGTCAGCAGTGAAAACAAAGTTTGAGCAGCACACTATCAGGGCCAAGCAGATCATAGAAAAAGTCAAGACCATCATGGATGCCATCAACATTGAAGCAGCCGAGAAACGGTGAGCATCCCTCCGCATGTCTTCcactcttgtttttattttatagccATTAAGAATTTTACAGTTCACGATGAACTAATTGTCTTTTTATCAATGTCTTAAAGGCTTTAACAGGTAAACTAGATaatagaaattttctgagtagTTAAAGTTAAGCGTAATGTggttaaacaattaaaaagaacaaacacagtTGACCGTTCAGTTGCTTGGGTGCTTGTATCTGTCGTGACGTTTTGTTTTGGACTTTCAGAGTGGCAGCACTGGAGGACAGAGAGTATCAGAGAGACCGGCTGGAGTTTGTTAGGAATCAACTCAACTTACtcattgaagaaataaaaaagaagatcAAAGCTATCAGCGACGATGTGGAGTCCAAGGTAACAAGAAGTGGGATAACTTCACCCTGCCTATAACAGCAACCAAATCACCAGTAAATATGCTGTCAGACTTATGTACTTGTGTTACACTCAGGTGTCCATTGCTATGGGAGAGGAGATCGACCGTCTTCATGTGATCGTTGACGAGTTCCGCGGTGATTTCCACCCTTCACGTCAAGTCCTCAAACTCTACAAGGCTGTAAGTAAAACTCTGTATAAAAGCTGTTCACTCTAGTCATGGACATCATACAGTAACCCCTtgtgaaacataaaatgaacattacattttgtgaaatctCATCATCAAAagcaaatatcaaatatattaattaatgtTCCAgctattattaatcaaaggcaactttAAATCTGTGGATTTTTAACTTTGATGTAAAGGATCTCagagtttcagctgttttgcagttgaGCAAACTTCCACTAATCCGGACGTTTGCtccagattagtggagcataaaaactgaatgctgcttctctgtgtttggtcttctggttctggtctgctctgaaCCAGAATCAGAGAGGTCTGgagggttgatacaacaacagcaacaggtCTTTAACATATATTGGTGCTCACCAATAGAACGGTTGAGATAAACTTgtgagttctggttctggaaaagCAAAGAATTAAGTGCAATTTCTGCTTGGAGTTGTATTGTAATGTGAACTATAAAATCATAATCACAAGTATTTATGCTCACTATATTTGTGTTTGCTATCAGCCCATTGGAGAACTCAGGTGGATGACTGCATTGGTTCTTGTAATCATTTCTTTAACATTATAATAAACTGAATTCATTCTTTGAGGGAGTTTCTTGCAGAATCTCAGATATCTTTCTCctgattttatatttgtgttgAATGTTAATCTTGCAGTATTAAATTAAATACCATTGAGTAGAGTGATAAAATGGGGAGAGGGTTTACAGTCCGTCTAATTTATGCGACtttttcaaacttatttttgCAACAGATCGGTTTAGAAAAGTGTTTCTTCTCTAGTTGACCTGAACTTCTTTCTTTGTCACTGGCAGCATCTGCTGGCGCATGTGGAACAGGGAATGGGAAAGAACCTGGCTTTCCGTTGCTCCAACGCCATCAACGTCTCTGTCCAGTCTTCTCAGCAATACATGATGGGTAACTGACTACTGACATTACAAGAAATCCCAACAGATTtatagaaaacacattttactggatCATTTTGACTACACCTAATCAGAAGCGTTTGGTCATCTGACTGTACTATATTTGTCCTTGCTGAATGCCATCACCGCATGCCTCATTATGCTACAAATGCATCACCGTTTCAGACCTGCATGCAGACTGTCCTCTGTGACACTGATGCAGGTAAACTGGTAATGCGGTCGTTGATAAAATATACAGGGTGCTGTTACAAAACTAAACcatgaagtctttttttttttttttttttgaagaaatgaAGACAGGTAGCTACAGTATGTGTAAGTCTTTTTTCAAATACGAATGtttttcgtgtgtgtgtgtaacattTCAGAGAGCATGGTGCCTCTGCTTCCCTCGACGGCTCAGAGCCAAGTCCACATGCTGGTGCCCAAAAAGACGTTCGACCTGAGCTATGACCTGAACTGTGCTGCCATTTGCAGTGACTTCCAGGAAAACATCGAGTTCCAGTTTTCGTTGGGCTTGAAGGCTTTAGTGCACCGCTACTTGGGTTCTGTTAATGCACAGAGAGCTCTCAAACTGGTAGATCCAAACTTCCAGGTACCTTCTGAGGTGAACATAATGAAACGTCATGTTGTGTATTTGGGGGTAAACCAGCCTAAAGTtgaagttgtgttttctgtagAACTCTAGAGCTGTAGTTCCTGTAACGCCTTCATCTGAGCCCCCATCCATCGCAGCACCGCCCAACAACGAGAAGGCTCTGATGACCCAGGAAGACCTGATGATAGCCATGGCAACCAACTTGGCATCCATCACTTCGCGCACCTCAATGGGCATCATCGTTGTTGGAGGAGTGGTATGTCCTTATGAACTGTGTGTATTTAATTATGGTCTAaatgcatccttaaaaagtcaggaaaaaataaagactttaaaatttcttaaatgaatttaaaacatttaagtatACCTTAAATATGTTGaccacaggtcttaaattttgtcattgCAAGACTaattaatgaacatttttattttcttgtcaaGGTGAAGTTTGAATCACACTCAAATGTCTTCATTTCGTTCTTTGACTTGAGGCGGTTGAGGCTACCAGCTACTTGTTGCTAACATATCCTTGCTAGCTAGCaagctagtttttttttcctttatcatGGCCACAAAGccaatttcacagtttttactgTACTTACTGTAAAGCAGTAAGTTTCCTCAACCATCCTGTTTATAGATTTTCATAAATTTCCTTCAAGGTGCcattaaaaaggtcttaaatttgacttgccATTTGACTCTTAACGGTTTGTCTTAAAGcttctgactgttttttttgttgttgttttttttgctctcaAGGTGTGGAAAACAGTTGGCTGGAGGGTTATTGCCCTGTCGGCCTCCCTCTATGGCCTGGTGTACTTGTACGAGAGACTCACTTGGACCACAAAAGCGAAAGAGCGAACTCTGAAGCGGCAGTTTGTGGAGTTTGCTACtgagaaactgcagctcatCGTCAGTTTTACAAGTGCAAACTGCAGCCACCAGGTCCAACAGTAAGTCCTGATGTTACAGAAGCTGCCTGTCCAATAACCTGGTAACTGAAAGATTATTTTGTTTCGTGTTGTTGGATAAATTCAACAACTATATTCATAATTTTGATTTGCAGTATTGTAAAAAACCTTTTGGAATGTATTTTCCCCTCATCATGACTTCCTCCTCTGAGCGGTGTGACTCTGTTCGCAGGGAAATGGCCACGACGTTCGCTCGGCTCTGTCAGCAGGTGGATCAGACGCAGAGGGATCTGGAGGCAAACATCCGTCAGCTGACCACTAATATAGATGAGCTGGAGACCGTCCAGAACTGCTCAAAGACTCTGCGGTGAGTCCTGAACACTTTCTCACGAGTACAACAATAAGGGGAATAGTTTGTAGCTTTTCAGATAATTCAGCAGGTTTTACCATGTctagcaaaagtatttatactccTTGAACTATTTTGCAGACTTTAATGGATTTTCTGAGGATATTATGAAATATaccaacagaaaatgtttccataatTGTGGAAAATGAAcatgattttcaaaaaatgt is part of the Xiphophorus hellerii strain 12219 chromosome 9, Xiphophorus_hellerii-4.1, whole genome shotgun sequence genome and encodes:
- the mfn1b gene encoding mitofusin-1b isoform X1, whose protein sequence is MASTPTLRRTDSARGDFSPLKHFVVAKKKISNLFEQLLGYVKETSEFVEVISGNEALGTIATQDQKMEIQTYADKLAVIKEVLARRHMKVAFFGRTSNGKSTVINAMLRDRVLPSGIGHTTNCFLSVEGTDEEKAYLKTEGSEEEKSIKTVNQLAHALHMDESLDAGCLVRVFWPKTKCALLRDDLVLVDSPGTDVTTQLDSWIDKFCLDADVFVLVANSESTLMNTEKHFFHKVNERLSKPNIFILNNRWDASANEPEYMEDVRKQHTDRCVNFLVEELKVVDRDQAPNRIFFVSAKEVLNSRMQRAQGMPETGGALAEGFKERLKEFQSFERRFEECISQSAVKTKFEQHTIRAKQIIEKVKTIMDAINIEAAEKRVAALEDREYQRDRLEFVRNQLNLLIEEIKKKIKAISDDVESKVSIAMGEEIDRLHVIVDEFRGDFHPSRQVLKLYKAHLLAHVEQGMGKNLAFRCSNAINVSVQSSQQYMMESMVPLLPSTAQSQVHMLVPKKTFDLSYDLNCAAICSDFQENIEFQFSLGLKALVHRYLGSVNAQRALKLVDPNFQVPSENSRAVVPVTPSSEPPSIAAPPNNEKALMTQEDLMIAMATNLASITSRTSMGIIVVGGVVWKTVGWRVIALSASLYGLVYLYERLTWTTKAKERTLKRQFVEFATEKLQLIVSFTSANCSHQVQQEMATTFARLCQQVDQTQRDLEANIRQLTTNIDELETVQNCSKTLRHKATELEKQLEDFTKQYLQPQD
- the mfn1b gene encoding mitofusin-1b isoform X2; this encodes MASTPTLRRTDSARGDFSPLKHFVVAKKKISNLFEQLLGYVKETSEFVEVISGNEALGTIATQDQKMEIQTYADKLAVIKEVLARRHMKVAFFGRTSNGKSTVINAMLRDRVLPSGIGHTTNCFLSVEGTDEEKAYLKTEGSEEEKSIKTVNQLAHALHMDESLDAGCLVRVFWPKTKCALLRDDLVLVDSPGTDVTTQLDSWIDKFCLDADVFVLVANSESTLMNTEKHFFHKVNERLSKPNIFILNNRWDASANEPEYMEDVRKQHTDRCVNFLVEELKVVDRDQAPNRIFFVSAKEVLNSRMQRAQGMPETGGALAEGFKERLKEFQSFERRFEECISQSAVKTKFEQHTIRAKQIIEKVKTIMDAINIEAAEKRVAALEDREYQRDRLEFVRNQLNLLIEEIKKKIKAISDDVESKVSIAMGEEIDRLHVIVDEFRGDFHPSRQVLKLYKAHLLAHVEQGMGKNLAFRCSNAINVSVQSSQQYMMESMVPLLPSTAQSQVHMLVPKKTFDLSYDLNCAAICSDFQENIEFQFSLGLKALVHRYLGSVNAQRALKLVDPNFQNSRAVVPVTPSSEPPSIAAPPNNEKALMTQEDLMIAMATNLASITSRTSMGIIVVGGVVWKTVGWRVIALSASLYGLVYLYERLTWTTKAKERTLKRQFVEFATEKLQLIVSFTSANCSHQVQQEMATTFARLCQQVDQTQRDLEANIRQLTTNIDELETVQNCSKTLRHKATELEKQLEDFTKQYLQPQD